The window GGAATAGAGTAGGTTTTTCTCCTACTAATTCTGACTTTGTCACTTCTCCATTTAACCATTCCGTTGCACCTGTTAGTTCAGGCATTGGTGAACGTAATTTCATACAAAAACCCCCCACTATGATTGATTTAAATAAACGAAAAGGCCTAACAATCATAGTTAGACCTTTCGTATAGAACATTTAATTAATTATAGAGTAGCTTGTCCTGGCTTCCAGTTAGCTGGGCAAAGACCACCAGTTTGTAATGCTTGAAGAACACGTAAAGTTTCCTCTACATCACGACCGATGTTGTTGTGGAATACAGTTTGGTATTGTAATTCACCTTCTGGGCTTACAATGTAAAGACCGCGTAAAGCAATACCTTCGTCTTCAATTAATACTCCATAGTCACGAGATACAACATGGTTTGTATCAGCTGCTAATGGATATTTTAGCTCACTAAGACCATTTTCCTTACGATCTGTGTTAATCCACGCTAAGTGAGTGTGAATTGTATCCGTTGATACTCCAATGATTTCTGCATCTAAGTCTTCGAACTCATCGTAACGATCAGACATTGCAGTGATTTCAGTTGGACAAACGAATGTGAAGTCCATTGGATAGAAGAACAATACTGTCCATTTACCATTTTTCATATTCTCTTCTAAACTAACTTTTCCAAATTCTTTGTTTGGCATAACAGCGTCCATCTCAAAACGAGGAGCTTGTTTACCTACCATACGTTCTGCCATTTAAAATCCCTCCAATTATTAATTACACGAGAAAATAGCTTGTACATTCTCATTTATTATTTTATCAACAGTTATTATTATATAGTAGACCTATTTTTGAGTCAATATTAAATAATAATAAATTTAATCTAG is drawn from Bacillus alkalisoli and contains these coding sequences:
- a CDS encoding peroxiredoxin; the protein is MAERMVGKQAPRFEMDAVMPNKEFGKVSLEENMKNGKWTVLFFYPMDFTFVCPTEITAMSDRYDEFEDLDAEIIGVSTDTIHTHLAWINTDRKENGLSELKYPLAADTNHVVSRDYGVLIEDEGIALRGLYIVSPEGELQYQTVFHNNIGRDVEETLRVLQALQTGGLCPANWKPGQATL